AGCTTCTCGAATTGAGCGCCCGAAAAACCGGGAACCTCGGCCCCTTGATCCAGTTCGAAGTGATCGCCAAAGTTGGCGACATTCCCGTCGCCGAAGGTGCGCTCATGCTGACCCGGACATCCGAAGCGTGACCGACCGCCGATTTCGGGGAAGACTCCGCCGTCCAAAACCGCTGGAATGAGCGCCGGATCCGCCACATGCCCGAGCTTCGTTTTTCCTCTCTTCCCAAATTCCGCCCCGCGAGCGGTCTTACCGCGCTTCTCGGCCTCGCGATAGGCGGCGCGGCCCTTTTGCTCGGCGCCCGTCGCTATCGTGAGGGCCTCCTCCTCGCCGGCGCCGCCCACGCCACCTTCTGCACGACGGCGGCGATCCCGAATCATCCCCTCACCGGCCCGCTCGTTCGCCGGTTCCGCACCGAGTCCCGCGAAGTCTGGCTCACGATCGACGACGGCCCGCATCCCGACACCACCCCCGGCATCCTGGAAACGCTTCGCCGCCACGGCGCGAAGGCCACCTTCTTCGTCATCGGCCGGAATGCCGCCAACCATCCCGAGCTGCTCCAGGCCATCGTCCGCGACGGTCACTCCCTCGGCAATCACACCGCCAGCCACCCCGCGGCCAGCTTCTGGTCCGCCGGCCCGGGCCGCATCGCCCGCGAAATCGATGGCGCCACCGCCGCGGTCGAGTCCGCCGGCCTGCCCGCCCCGCGTTACTTTCGCTCCCCGGTCGGCATGACGAACCTCTTTGTCGCGCCCGCGCTTGCCAACCGCGGGCTCCTGCGCATCGGCTGGTCCTCGCGAGCCTTCGATACTCGCCCCCAAAGCCCGGCCGCGGTCGTAACCAGAATCATGCGAACCTGCCGGCCCGGCGCCATCATCCTGCTGCACGAACGCGGCCCCGCCGCGGCCGGGCGCAGCCTTGGCCCGCTCCTGATCCGCCTCGAGGAGAATGGCTATCGCTGCATCCTGCCACCCGACGACGCCTTGATCGTGGAGGGCGCGTGCTCATGAGCCGTCCCCGCATCGTCGTCACCGGCATCGGCGGCGTGACCCCGCTCGGTCCCAATCTCGCGGAAACCTGGCTGCGCCTCGTTCGCGGAGAGCACGGCATCCGGCCGGTCACCGTCTTCCCCGACGCCGGCTACCGCTCGCACCGCGCCGGCGAGTGCACGCTTCCGCCCGTGCCCGGCCGGTTCGACGCCAGGGCGCTCTTGCGACTGCCGCGCGCCTCCCGCCTCCTCCTGCCCGCCGCCGCGGAGGCCCTGGAAATGGCCGCCCTGCCCGCTCACGACGGCCTTGCCCTCAGTTTCAGCACCACCGCCGGCGGCATGAACTTCGGCGAGGAATTCCTGCGCGAACTCACCGCCTCCCACCGCGCCCGTTTCGCCCGGATCGCTCGCTACCATCCGCAGCAGCAATTGCTCGACCTCCAGGAAGCGCTTGCCTTCCGTGCCGGCGCCACCTTCCTCGTCGCGAACTCCTGCGCCAGCGGCGCAAACTCCGTCGGTCACGCCCTCGACTGGCTGCAGGCCGGCCGCGGGGAAGTCGCCCTCGCCGGCGGCTTCGAGGCCCTGTGCGAGCTCGTCTTTGCCGGCTTTGACTGCCTCCAGGCTCAGACGACCGGCGTCTGCCGCCCGTTCGATCAGGGCCGCTCCGGCCTCCTCCTTGGCGAAGCCGCCGGCTGCCTCGTGCTGGAAACCGAGTCCCATGCCCGCAAACGCGGAGCCGCCCCGCTGGCCGTGCTCGCCGGCTACGGCCATTCGACCGACAACCATCACCTCACCCAACCCGCCCCCACC
The window above is part of the Chthoniobacterales bacterium genome. Proteins encoded here:
- a CDS encoding beta-ketoacyl-[acyl-carrier-protein] synthase family protein, with the protein product MSRPRIVVTGIGGVTPLGPNLAETWLRLVRGEHGIRPVTVFPDAGYRSHRAGECTLPPVPGRFDARALLRLPRASRLLLPAAAEALEMAALPAHDGLALSFSTTAGGMNFGEEFLRELTASHRARFARIARYHPQQQLLDLQEALAFRAGATFLVANSCASGANSVGHALDWLQAGRGEVALAGGFEALCELVFAGFDCLQAQTTGVCRPFDQGRSGLLLGEAAGCLVLETESHARKRGAAPLAVLAGYGHSTDNHHLTQPAPTGAALVRALRDACTRAGIAPGDIDYVNAHGTATPANDPAEQNAYVEVFGDALAAGRPQIRSTKAAIGHTLGAAGAIEAIFAVKSLQSGALPPQLGLEQPLPGMEQSLIGTLPAAGARYVASTNLGFGGSNAALIFAAP
- a CDS encoding polysaccharide deacetylase family protein gives rise to the protein MPELRFSSLPKFRPASGLTALLGLAIGGAALLLGARRYREGLLLAGAAHATFCTTAAIPNHPLTGPLVRRFRTESREVWLTIDDGPHPDTTPGILETLRRHGAKATFFVIGRNAANHPELLQAIVRDGHSLGNHTASHPAASFWSAGPGRIAREIDGATAAVESAGLPAPRYFRSPVGMTNLFVAPALANRGLLRIGWSSRAFDTRPQSPAAVVTRIMRTCRPGAIILLHERGPAAAGRSLGPLLIRLEENGYRCILPPDDALIVEGACS